One Vibrio campbellii CAIM 519 = NBRC 15631 = ATCC 25920 genomic window carries:
- a CDS encoding succinate dehydrogenase/fumarate reductase iron-sulfur subunit yields the protein MSANRIQKVDILRYAPEKDAEPYTQTFEVPFDETMSVLDALGYIKDHLDKDLSYRWSCRMAICGSCGIMVNNVPKLACKSFLRDYPNGVTIEPLANFPIEKDLIVDMTPFIERLEAIKPYIIGNDRKPEDGTNLQTPEQMAKYKQFAGCINCGLCYAACPQFGLNPEFIGPAALTMAHRYNLDSRDNGKDERMKLINGENGAWGCTFVGYCSEVCPKSVDPAAAVNQGKVESSMDFVIAMLKPDGSPKKVEA from the coding sequence ATGTCAGCAAACCGCATTCAAAAAGTAGACATTCTGCGTTACGCCCCTGAGAAGGACGCGGAACCATACACGCAAACATTCGAAGTTCCATTTGATGAAACCATGTCTGTGCTTGATGCGCTTGGCTACATCAAAGATCACCTAGATAAAGATCTGTCTTACCGCTGGTCTTGTCGTATGGCGATCTGTGGTTCTTGCGGCATCATGGTAAACAACGTGCCTAAGCTAGCTTGTAAGAGCTTCCTACGTGATTACCCGAATGGCGTGACTATCGAGCCACTAGCAAACTTCCCAATCGAGAAAGACTTGATCGTTGATATGACGCCGTTCATCGAGCGCCTAGAAGCGATCAAACCTTACATCATTGGTAACGACCGCAAACCAGAAGACGGCACAAACCTGCAAACGCCTGAGCAAATGGCGAAATACAAGCAGTTTGCTGGCTGTATCAACTGTGGTCTTTGCTACGCAGCGTGTCCTCAGTTCGGTTTGAACCCTGAGTTCATCGGTCCTGCTGCTCTAACTATGGCACACCGTTACAACCTAGACAGCCGTGACAACGGTAAAGATGAGCGCATGAAGCTGATCAATGGTGAAAACGGCGCTTGGGGTTGTACGTTCGTAGGTTACTGTTCTGAAGTTTGTCCGAAGAGCGTAGATCCTGCAGCGGCAGTAAACCAAGGCAAAGTAGAGTCTTCCATGGACTTCGTAATTGCTATGTTGAAACCTGATGGTTCACCGAAAAAAGTGGAGGCATAA
- the frdC gene encoding fumarate reductase subunit FrdC, whose protein sequence is MSNRKPYVREVKRTWWKNHPFYRFYMLREATVLPLILFTIFLTFGLGSLVKGPEAWQGWLEFMANPIVVAINIVALLGSLFHAQTFFSMMPQVMPIRLKGKPVDKKIIVLTQWAAVAFISLIVLIVM, encoded by the coding sequence ATGAGCAACCGTAAACCTTACGTTCGTGAAGTAAAACGCACTTGGTGGAAGAACCATCCTTTCTACCGCTTCTACATGCTACGTGAAGCAACTGTGCTCCCTCTGATCCTGTTCACTATCTTCCTGACTTTCGGTCTAGGTTCACTAGTGAAAGGCCCAGAAGCTTGGCAAGGTTGGTTGGAGTTCATGGCAAACCCTATCGTGGTAGCGATCAACATCGTTGCACTACTAGGTAGCCTATTCCACGCACAAACTTTCTTCAGCATGATGCCACAAGTTATGCCAATTCGTCTGAAAGGCAAACCAGTGGATAAGAAAATCATCGTTCTGACTCAGTGGGCAGCAGTTGCGTTCATCTCACTGATCGTTCTCATCGTGATGTAA
- the frdD gene encoding fumarate reductase subunit FrdD: MKPNYSVNTAPKRSDEPIWWGLFGAGGTWFAMITPITVLVLGILVPLGVIDAEAMSYERVSEFATSIIGALFIIGTLALPMWHAMHRVHHGMHDLKFHTGVVGKIACYAFAGLISALAVVFIFMI, from the coding sequence ATGAAACCGAATTATAGTGTTAATACAGCACCGAAACGTTCTGATGAGCCAATCTGGTGGGGTCTATTTGGTGCCGGTGGTACTTGGTTCGCAATGATCACGCCAATCACGGTACTCGTACTCGGCATCCTAGTTCCACTAGGTGTGATTGATGCAGAAGCAATGAGCTACGAGCGCGTTTCTGAGTTCGCAACTAGCATCATTGGAGCACTGTTCATCATCGGTACGCTAGCGTTGCCAATGTGGCATGCAATGCACCGTGTACACCACGGCATGCACGACCTTAAATTCCACACAGGTGTGGTAGGTAAGATCGCATGTTACGCGTTTGCAGGTCTTATCTCGGCACTGGCTGTTGTCTTTATCTTCATGATTTAA
- a CDS encoding nitroreductase family protein, whose amino-acid sequence MSNQEQHHPLNDFVEYPPQEMAARAVHNLEQLQRRHSIRSFSDRPVAKEVIEHCIRAAGTAPSGANHQPWHFVAINCAEVKGQIRQAAEELERSFYEGRAGQEWLDALKPLGTNASKPYLEKAPWLIAVFSQKKGGMSNDGEQTNYYVHESVGIATGFLLQALHNAGLGTLTHTPKPMSFLSKICGRDSDVDRPYMLIVTGYPEEDATIPEHAMHKKSLDEIATFIE is encoded by the coding sequence ATGTCGAATCAAGAACAACATCACCCACTCAATGATTTTGTTGAATACCCACCACAAGAAATGGCAGCAAGAGCTGTACATAATCTTGAGCAACTTCAACGCCGTCATTCCATTCGTAGCTTCTCTGATCGTCCAGTGGCGAAAGAAGTGATTGAGCATTGCATTCGAGCAGCAGGTACAGCTCCGAGTGGGGCAAACCATCAGCCTTGGCATTTTGTTGCGATTAACTGTGCGGAAGTGAAAGGGCAGATCCGCCAAGCCGCTGAAGAACTAGAGCGTTCTTTCTATGAAGGGAGAGCAGGGCAAGAATGGTTAGATGCACTGAAGCCACTCGGTACCAATGCCAGTAAGCCTTATCTAGAAAAAGCACCGTGGTTGATTGCGGTGTTTTCGCAGAAGAAGGGCGGCATGAGTAACGATGGGGAACAAACTAACTATTACGTGCACGAGTCAGTCGGGATTGCCACAGGCTTTTTACTTCAAGCGCTGCACAATGCAGGTTTGGGGACGTTGACACACACGCCAAAGCCGATGAGCTTCTTGAGTAAGATTTGTGGGCGAGACAGCGATGTCGATCGTCCGTACATGTTGATTGTGACCGGTTATCCGGAAGAAGACGCAACCATTCCAGAACATGCAATGCACAAAAAGTCACTGGATGAAATCGCGACCTTTATTGAATAG
- a CDS encoding SPFH domain-containing protein, protein MESRGLGRGLKVEERRQLLHKGLKAAVFGIPLLAIGLTINSSVLMTDAGYSYVHQNNITGELDVFTEPGIHFRMPFLSKITKYDQVITVSFGNSKGEDFYQRLDAVQVRFADTYIGQIPVTFRFKLSNDPEAVKKMHKEFRNNSNLIDALLVKNARNVTVITATQYTGEEFFQGGLNQFKSKLGDQLREGIYLTERRQVEVEELDLAPVGANQSNANQLQRTNQLVWKTVPVVDGTGQPIRQDNPLQQYGIQVTQVTIGDPQPEKQLDQLLADKKRLVADRIRAIQEQETSKAQAETEQLRKEIQRTREVQDAQRSKELAIIAQQKEVEVARQIAEREIVEVEKTKRLAEVEKEKELAVAEANLAIQKANALSAEFEAKAILEKGRAEAEVLKAKYAALGANREVYLAELNRDVANSLYNNLQNFQVQMPQNYIGGGEETGLKTNLDVITGFGALGLMDQTKKVTQQ, encoded by the coding sequence ATGGAAAGCAGAGGCTTAGGACGAGGTTTAAAAGTGGAAGAGAGACGTCAGTTACTACATAAAGGATTGAAAGCAGCCGTATTTGGTATCCCGCTGCTAGCAATTGGCTTAACGATTAATAGCTCAGTGCTAATGACTGATGCGGGTTACAGCTATGTGCATCAGAACAATATTACCGGTGAATTGGACGTATTCACGGAGCCGGGCATTCATTTTCGTATGCCGTTTTTGTCCAAGATCACCAAGTATGACCAAGTGATCACCGTGTCATTTGGTAATAGCAAGGGCGAGGATTTTTATCAACGTCTTGATGCGGTGCAGGTTCGCTTTGCTGATACCTACATTGGTCAGATCCCAGTGACATTTCGCTTCAAGCTCAGCAATGACCCTGAAGCGGTTAAGAAGATGCATAAAGAGTTCCGTAACAACAGCAACCTTATCGATGCACTGCTGGTGAAGAACGCGCGTAATGTGACAGTGATTACCGCAACCCAGTATACGGGTGAAGAGTTCTTCCAAGGTGGTTTGAACCAGTTCAAATCCAAATTGGGTGACCAACTGCGTGAAGGTATTTATCTGACTGAGCGTCGTCAGGTCGAAGTGGAAGAGCTAGACCTTGCTCCGGTGGGTGCGAATCAGTCGAACGCGAACCAACTACAACGTACTAACCAATTGGTGTGGAAAACGGTTCCGGTTGTGGATGGAACGGGGCAACCAATCCGACAGGATAACCCGCTACAGCAATACGGTATTCAAGTGACGCAGGTGACCATCGGTGACCCGCAGCCAGAGAAGCAGCTTGATCAGTTGTTGGCAGATAAGAAGCGTCTAGTTGCTGACCGTATCCGTGCGATTCAGGAGCAAGAGACCTCGAAAGCACAAGCAGAGACAGAGCAGTTACGTAAAGAGATTCAACGCACTCGTGAAGTACAAGATGCTCAGCGCAGTAAAGAGCTCGCGATCATCGCACAGCAAAAAGAAGTCGAAGTTGCGCGTCAAATTGCGGAGCGTGAAATCGTCGAAGTAGAGAAAACTAAGCGATTGGCTGAGGTGGAAAAAGAGAAAGAGCTAGCGGTAGCGGAAGCGAACCTAGCGATTCAAAAAGCCAATGCTTTGTCTGCGGAGTTTGAAGCAAAAGCGATTCTTGAAAAAGGCCGCGCAGAAGCGGAAGTCTTGAAAGCGAAGTACGCAGCTCTAGGTGCAAACCGAGAAGTGTACTTGGCAGAGTTGAACCGAGATGTGGCGAACTCGCTGTACAACAACCTGCAAAACTTCCAAGTGCAGATGCCACAAAACTACATCGGTGGTGGTGAAGAGACAGGTCTTAAAACCAACCTTGATGTCATTACTGGCTTTGGCGCATTGGGCTTAATGGACCAAACCAAGAAGGTCACACAGCAATAA
- the efp gene encoding elongation factor P: MATVSTNEFKGGLKLMLDNEPCVILENEYVKPGKGQAFNRVKIRKLLSGKVLEKTFKSGDTCEVADVMDIDLDYLYSDGEFYHFMNNETFEQIAADAKAVGDNAKWLVENNTCMITLWNGNPITVTPPNFVELEVTDTDPGLKGDTQGTGGKPATLSTGAVVRVPLFIAIGEVIKVDTRTAEYVGRVK; the protein is encoded by the coding sequence ATGGCTACAGTTAGCACCAATGAATTTAAAGGCGGCCTTAAGTTAATGCTTGATAACGAGCCTTGTGTAATTCTGGAAAACGAATACGTTAAACCAGGTAAAGGCCAAGCGTTCAACCGCGTTAAAATTCGTAAACTTCTTTCTGGTAAAGTGCTAGAGAAAACATTCAAGTCTGGTGACACTTGTGAAGTGGCAGACGTAATGGATATCGACCTAGATTATCTATATTCAGACGGCGAATTCTACCACTTTATGAACAACGAAACTTTCGAGCAGATCGCTGCAGACGCGAAAGCAGTTGGCGACAACGCTAAGTGGTTGGTAGAAAACAACACTTGTATGATCACGCTTTGGAACGGTAACCCAATTACTGTGACTCCACCAAACTTCGTTGAGCTAGAAGTTACAGATACAGATCCAGGCCTGAAAGGTGATACTCAAGGTACTGGTGGTAAACCAGCGACGCTATCAACTGGCGCTGTTGTACGTGTTCCACTATTCATCGCAATCGGTGAAGTGATCAAAGTTGATACTCGTACTGCTGAATACGTAGGTCGTGTGAAGTAA
- the epmB gene encoding EF-P beta-lysylation protein EpmB: MPHIITRKVESVEQNWLKQLANGISDPAKLLEMLEIDPSPWQGGFAARKLFAQRVPQSFVDRMEKGNPYDPLLRQVLPLSEEFEVHEGYSNDPLEEQDNELPGLLHKYRNRALMIVKGGCAVNCRYCFRRHFPYQENKSGKQAWTKCLEYMGQQPELNEVIFSGGDPLMAKDDEIHWLLEHIAQIPHIKRLRIHSRLPVVIPARITDELCQRLRASRLQIVLVTHINHANEINAEFAAQMAKLKQAGVTLLNQAVLLKDVNNSIDAQVALNEALFDAGILPYYLHVLDKVQGAAHYFVSDEEAKTIMRGVITQVSGYLVPKLTREIGGRPSKTPLDLHLE, encoded by the coding sequence ATGCCGCACATAATAACCCGAAAAGTCGAATCTGTTGAGCAAAACTGGCTCAAACAGTTAGCGAATGGGATCTCTGATCCTGCAAAATTGCTGGAAATGTTGGAAATAGATCCATCGCCATGGCAAGGCGGGTTTGCTGCACGCAAGCTGTTTGCACAGCGTGTACCGCAAAGTTTTGTCGATAGGATGGAAAAAGGCAATCCTTACGATCCACTTTTGCGCCAAGTTTTACCTTTGAGCGAAGAGTTTGAGGTCCATGAAGGCTATTCCAATGATCCTTTGGAAGAACAAGACAACGAATTGCCTGGGTTGCTGCACAAATACCGCAATCGCGCCCTAATGATCGTGAAAGGTGGCTGCGCGGTGAATTGCCGTTACTGCTTTCGTCGTCACTTCCCTTATCAAGAGAATAAAAGCGGCAAGCAAGCATGGACAAAGTGCTTAGAGTACATGGGGCAGCAACCAGAGCTTAACGAAGTGATCTTCTCTGGTGGCGATCCCTTGATGGCAAAAGACGATGAGATCCACTGGTTATTGGAGCACATCGCACAAATCCCACACATCAAACGCCTGCGTATTCACAGCCGTTTGCCAGTGGTGATTCCTGCTCGTATCACTGATGAGCTATGCCAACGACTTCGCGCTTCTCGTCTGCAAATCGTGTTGGTGACGCACATCAACCACGCTAACGAAATCAACGCTGAATTTGCCGCTCAAATGGCGAAACTTAAGCAAGCCGGAGTGACCTTGCTAAACCAAGCCGTATTGCTGAAAGACGTCAACAACAGCATTGATGCACAGGTTGCGTTAAACGAAGCCTTGTTTGATGCGGGCATTTTACCTTACTACTTACACGTTTTGGATAAAGTCCAAGGTGCGGCGCACTACTTTGTTTCCGATGAAGAAGCCAAAACAATCATGCGCGGCGTGATCACGCAAGTTTCCGGTTACCTAGTACCTAAGCTAACCCGTGAAATTGGCGGTCGTCCAAGTAAAACGCCTCTGGATCTGCATCTAGAGTAA
- a CDS encoding MgtC/SapB family protein: MQATFEHYFALGPFSWAALLCCAINGLMIGIERQTRGKPVGIRTAILVISGTYLFMSMAVSLSPNTLDQARVLGQIITGVGFLGAGVMMTQDGKIHGVTSAAVIWVLAGLGLMIGLGYLSQSIIITVLALTVLLGVDRAENRVKALRRGVHQKMQQRKTSTRLIK; this comes from the coding sequence ATGCAAGCAACTTTTGAACACTATTTCGCTCTTGGCCCATTCAGTTGGGCTGCATTACTTTGCTGTGCTATCAATGGTTTGATGATCGGCATAGAACGCCAGACACGAGGTAAGCCCGTTGGTATTCGTACCGCAATTCTCGTTATCTCAGGCACTTACTTGTTTATGTCGATGGCAGTGTCACTCTCGCCAAATACACTCGACCAAGCTCGCGTGTTGGGTCAGATCATCACGGGCGTTGGCTTTTTAGGTGCTGGTGTGATGATGACTCAAGACGGAAAAATCCATGGCGTAACTTCTGCAGCAGTGATTTGGGTATTGGCAGGGTTGGGCTTGATGATTGGTTTAGGTTACTTATCGCAGTCGATCATCATTACCGTCTTGGCACTGACCGTTTTGCTTGGCGTGGACCGAGCCGAAAATCGCGTCAAAGCGCTACGTCGTGGTGTACACCAGAAAATGCAGCAACGAAAAACATCAACGCGTTTAATCAAATAG
- a CDS encoding VC2662 family protein has product MKKLMTSLAVAAAIASPVALADSTPVMFSTIDNTNAPSNSSVGGVRLAVLHGQVNEVKGVDFSLLGMSETDRTTGVNFGLFFGASKVNKEMKGVSLGLFNWNQGQTTGLNLGAVNVTNNVEGLNWSAVNYSEGYTMADIGLASISKKSNFQLGFFNMTDHIDGVQIGLLNCADNGFFKCFPIVNFAK; this is encoded by the coding sequence ATGAAAAAGCTAATGACGTCACTGGCTGTTGCAGCCGCTATTGCTTCACCTGTTGCCCTTGCTGACAGCACGCCAGTTATGTTCTCGACTATCGATAATACTAACGCACCTTCTAACTCTTCTGTTGGTGGTGTTCGTCTTGCGGTTCTTCACGGTCAAGTGAACGAAGTGAAAGGTGTCGACTTCTCTCTACTAGGTATGTCTGAAACAGACCGCACTACGGGTGTTAACTTCGGCCTTTTCTTTGGTGCGTCTAAAGTAAACAAAGAAATGAAAGGTGTTTCGCTAGGTCTATTCAACTGGAACCAAGGCCAAACTACGGGTCTTAACCTAGGTGCGGTAAACGTGACTAACAATGTTGAAGGTCTAAACTGGAGTGCTGTGAACTACTCTGAAGGTTACACAATGGCAGACATCGGTCTGGCAAGTATCTCTAAAAAATCTAACTTCCAGCTAGGTTTCTTCAACATGACAGACCATATTGACGGCGTTCAAATTGGCCTTCTAAACTGTGCGGACAACGGCTTCTTCAAGTGTTTCCCAATCGTGAACTTCGCTAAATAA
- the groL gene encoding chaperonin GroEL (60 kDa chaperone family; promotes refolding of misfolded polypeptides especially under stressful conditions; forms two stacked rings of heptamers to form a barrel-shaped 14mer; ends can be capped by GroES; misfolded proteins enter the barrel where they are refolded when GroES binds): MAAKDVKFGNDARVKMLEGVNVLADAVKVTLGPKGRNVVLDKSFGAPTITKDGVSVAREIELEDKFQNMGAQMVKEVASKANDAAGDGTTTATVLAQAIVNEGLKAVAAGMNPMDLKRGIDKAVIAAVEQLKELSVECNDTKAIAQVGTISANSDSSVGNIIAEAMEKVGRDGVITVEEGQALQDELDVVEGMQFDRGYLSPYFINNQEAGSVELENPFILLIDKKVSNIRELLPALEAVAKASRPLLIIAEDVEGEALATLVVNNMRGIVKVAAVKAPGFGDRRKAMLQDIAILTGGIVISEEVGLELEKVALEDLGQAKRVAITKENTTIIDGMGEEAMIQGRVAQIRQQIEDATSDYDKEKLQERVAKLAGGVAVIKVGAATEVEMKEKKDRVEDALHATRAAVEEGVVAGGGVALIRAASKIVDLEGDNEEQNVGIRVALRAMEAPIRQITKNAGDEESVVANNVKAGEGSYGYNAATGEYGDMLEMGILDPTKVTRSALQFAASVAGLMITTEAMVTDLPQKDGAGMPDMGGMGGMGGMGGMM; encoded by the coding sequence ATGGCTGCTAAAGACGTTAAATTTGGTAATGACGCACGAGTTAAAATGCTAGAAGGCGTAAACGTTCTAGCTGACGCAGTAAAAGTAACACTGGGTCCTAAAGGTCGTAACGTAGTTCTAGACAAATCTTTTGGTGCACCAACGATCACTAAAGATGGTGTATCAGTAGCGCGTGAAATTGAACTGGAAGACAAATTCCAGAACATGGGCGCACAAATGGTTAAAGAAGTTGCGTCTAAAGCAAACGACGCAGCGGGTGACGGTACAACAACAGCAACCGTACTAGCGCAAGCAATCGTAAACGAAGGTCTAAAAGCAGTTGCAGCGGGTATGAACCCAATGGACCTTAAGCGCGGTATCGACAAAGCAGTTATCGCAGCGGTTGAGCAACTAAAAGAGCTATCTGTTGAGTGTAACGACACTAAAGCAATCGCACAGGTTGGTACTATCTCTGCGAACTCTGACTCAAGCGTAGGTAACATCATTGCTGAAGCAATGGAAAAAGTTGGCCGCGACGGTGTTATCACTGTTGAAGAAGGTCAAGCACTACAAGATGAGCTAGACGTAGTAGAAGGTATGCAGTTCGACCGCGGTTACCTATCTCCTTACTTCATCAACAACCAAGAAGCTGGCAGCGTTGAGCTAGAAAACCCATTCATCCTTCTGATCGATAAGAAAGTATCGAACATCCGTGAACTTCTTCCAGCACTAGAGGCAGTAGCAAAAGCATCTCGCCCACTACTGATCATCGCAGAAGACGTAGAAGGTGAAGCACTAGCAACACTAGTTGTGAACAACATGCGTGGCATCGTTAAAGTAGCAGCAGTGAAAGCGCCTGGTTTCGGTGACCGTCGTAAAGCAATGCTACAGGACATCGCTATCCTAACGGGCGGTATCGTGATTTCTGAAGAAGTGGGTCTAGAGCTAGAAAAAGTAGCACTAGAAGACCTAGGTCAAGCGAAGCGCGTTGCAATCACAAAAGAAAACACAACCATCATTGATGGCATGGGTGAAGAAGCAATGATCCAAGGTCGTGTTGCTCAAATCCGTCAGCAAATCGAAGATGCAACTTCAGACTACGACAAAGAGAAACTACAAGAGCGCGTTGCTAAGCTAGCAGGCGGTGTAGCAGTAATCAAAGTTGGTGCAGCAACTGAAGTTGAAATGAAAGAGAAGAAAGACCGCGTAGAAGACGCACTACACGCGACTCGCGCAGCGGTTGAAGAAGGCGTAGTTGCTGGTGGTGGTGTTGCACTAATCCGCGCTGCATCTAAGATTGTTGACCTAGAAGGCGACAACGAAGAGCAAAACGTTGGTATCCGCGTTGCACTACGTGCAATGGAAGCGCCAATCCGTCAAATCACGAAGAACGCAGGTGACGAAGAGTCAGTAGTAGCGAACAACGTGAAAGCGGGTGAAGGTTCTTACGGCTACAACGCAGCGACAGGCGAATACGGCGACATGCTAGAGATGGGTATCCTAGATCCAACTAAAGTAACTCGTAGCGCACTACAATTCGCAGCATCAGTAGCAGGTCTAATGATCACAACTGAAGCGATGGTTACTGACCTACCACAAAAAGACGGCGCAGGTATGCCTGACATGGGTGGTATGGGCGGTATGGGTGGTATGGGCGGCATGATGTAA
- a CDS encoding co-chaperone GroES has protein sequence MNIRPLHDRVIVERKEVESKSAGGIVLTGSAAEKSTRGVVLAVGKGRILENGTVLPLDVKVGDTVIFAEGYGTKTEKIDGKEVLVMSENDIMAIVE, from the coding sequence ATGAACATTCGTCCATTACATGACCGAGTTATCGTAGAACGTAAAGAAGTTGAATCAAAATCAGCGGGTGGCATCGTTCTAACTGGTTCTGCTGCGGAAAAATCGACACGTGGTGTTGTTCTAGCTGTAGGTAAAGGCCGCATCCTAGAAAACGGCACAGTGCTACCATTGGACGTTAAAGTTGGTGATACCGTTATCTTCGCTGAAGGCTACGGCACTAAGACTGAAAAAATCGACGGTAAAGAAGTGCTAGTAATGTCTGAAAACGACATCATGGCGATCGTTGAGTAA
- a CDS encoding MATE family efflux transporter, which produces MLEKNKPDNQAQDKHGLLTAPIPDTLRKMTIPMTMGMIAILMFNLVDTFFISLLGTEALAAISYTFPVTFAVNCITMGIGMGLSTNIGRLLGQGQSSQAARFTSHGLLLAVALVTIASTLGFFTIEPLFSFLGAKEDSIPLIEQYMQVWYLTIPLLVIPMAGNSAIRATGDTKTPAKIMMLAGLINGILDPLLIFGYGPFPELGIQGAAIASAFSWFGALCGSFYVLIKREKLLAAPQWSLIKQDWQQTLKIGTPAALSNAMTPLSGAILMMILSSHGTAAVAAYGAAQRIESILILVLMSLTSALTPFMAQNFGANNPARAFAGWFISMRFAVVFQGFIFLMMVPLSIPLAALFSQEAAVKDLLWHYLLVVPFSYGFQGIVMMLVSGYNAMHKPLRAFQWSFMRLFIFTLPAAWVGSRLYSIEGLFIGIALGNILGGLLGYLFALREHRLALTEP; this is translated from the coding sequence ATGCTGGAAAAGAACAAGCCGGACAATCAGGCCCAAGACAAACATGGTTTGCTGACCGCGCCCATTCCCGACACATTACGCAAAATGACCATCCCCATGACCATGGGCATGATCGCGATTTTGATGTTTAACTTGGTCGATACCTTTTTCATCTCGCTATTGGGTACCGAAGCGCTGGCGGCGATCAGTTATACCTTCCCAGTGACCTTTGCAGTGAACTGCATCACTATGGGGATTGGGATGGGTCTGTCGACCAATATCGGCCGCTTACTTGGCCAAGGGCAATCTTCCCAAGCCGCTCGTTTTACCAGTCATGGCTTACTGCTTGCCGTTGCTCTAGTCACTATCGCTTCGACATTGGGCTTCTTTACTATCGAACCTTTGTTTAGCTTCCTAGGCGCAAAAGAAGACTCCATCCCACTGATTGAGCAGTATATGCAGGTTTGGTATTTGACCATTCCTCTATTAGTGATTCCAATGGCGGGCAACAGTGCCATTCGAGCCACAGGTGACACCAAAACTCCAGCTAAGATCATGATGCTCGCAGGGCTTATTAACGGCATTCTCGACCCTTTACTGATCTTTGGTTATGGCCCTTTCCCTGAGCTCGGTATTCAAGGCGCTGCGATTGCCAGTGCATTCAGTTGGTTTGGTGCGTTGTGCGGTTCTTTCTATGTATTGATCAAACGCGAAAAGCTGCTTGCCGCGCCGCAATGGTCGCTCATCAAACAAGACTGGCAGCAAACACTTAAGATAGGCACACCCGCCGCTCTATCGAATGCCATGACGCCACTCTCTGGCGCGATTCTGATGATGATACTTTCCAGTCACGGTACTGCAGCGGTGGCCGCTTATGGCGCGGCGCAGCGTATTGAGTCAATTTTGATTCTGGTGCTGATGTCGCTGACCTCTGCACTTACCCCGTTTATGGCGCAAAACTTTGGTGCCAATAACCCTGCACGAGCATTCGCAGGCTGGTTCATCAGCATGCGCTTTGCGGTGGTGTTTCAAGGCTTTATCTTCTTGATGATGGTGCCTCTCAGTATTCCTCTCGCAGCACTGTTCTCCCAAGAAGCGGCAGTAAAAGACTTGCTGTGGCATTACCTCTTAGTGGTGCCATTTAGCTATGGTTTCCAAGGCATTGTGATGATGTTAGTCAGTGGCTATAACGCAATGCACAAGCCGCTGCGAGCCTTCCAATGGAGCTTTATGCGCTTGTTTATCTTTACTTTGCCTGCGGCATGGGTTGGCAGCCGACTGTACAGCATCGAAGGTTTATTTATCGGTATCGCACTGGGCAACATACTGGGTGGATTACTGGGTTATCTGTTCGCTCTACGTGAGCATCGTTTAGCATTAACTGAACCATAA